The Rosa chinensis cultivar Old Blush chromosome 7, RchiOBHm-V2, whole genome shotgun sequence DNA segment AAAGCAACTACCTGAGGAGAATTAAACTCTATGAAACAATGACCCAGGGTTTCTTGGCTGCTGGGGTTCACAGGCATCGAAAACCCATTTTTTTTAACAACACCAACTTCACTAAACACACACTCGAATTTCGCAACTCAACACCAATGAACACAAGTTAAAAGGGTCcagaaaattcaccaaaacaaaatcaaactcaaCCCATTACAGATATCCAATGATACAAGGATGCTGGCAGTACTCAAATCATAGGCAAATTGAATTGACCAAATCCCCGAAATTGGTTCTAAATAGTTCTAAATATATGTACATCACAACACCCGATATATATGTGTGCTACAAATCACAATCTACTACTCATACCGAAAACCCAGAATAAAATTGATACTTCCTTTTCATCAAAATCACCGAAATTTATCAtgaaatagataaaaaaaactaacaTGAATCAAATTGCCAAGCAACCTTGATTGAGGCTTTGATTTCCAACCCGAAATCGTGATGAGAGGTTGAGGCAGCGTCAGAGGGAGGGTGTGTGTGAGGCGGCGTCTGTGATGACAGGGAGAGAGATTGTGCAGCGTCTAGATAGAAGAAGGATTTCATGGCAATCCGTAATTGCCTCAACCAAGGGAGGATAGAGACCGGTATTTTGAAAGATTCATTAATCTACAGTCACTCCCGTTACAGTAGGATCTTGGCTTCTAGCTTCTGAAAGCAGGGGTCAGGCAGCTTCTATTTTTCGAGAGAAGCCGCAGTGGCTTTTGAAATAAGCTGAGTCGGGTTACCAAACGCATTGTCAGCATAGTCATCTTGTGCTTATAAGCGGGAGAGCTAAAACCCCCCACCCCAAACATAGCCTTAAACCACTAGAAAAGAAAGAGTGGTTGACCCTGATACGAAGGAGTAGTTGGAGGAGGTTGTTGCGGCATGTGTTTAAGAATTGTAAAAGGTGGTGGTGAAATCGATTGTGGTTGTGTTCCACCTACATTCTTGTGACCATCCAGCTCATACTATTATGGATTGGACTTAAGACGCAAACACCTAACAGTAACAGGCTACCACTGATTCACTTCCTCTCCAAAACAATGGATTCGCCGCCGCCGTCAACGcctgaaaaagaaagagaaaattacACAGTAGCACCTGACCAAAtatataaacacagaaaacccaccttcaatttattttatacaaataaggacacaagctcaggtccaaaaccaaatgtAACTGGGCCTGGCTTCGAATTATGTTACAAAATGACTAAAATGTTcagtttttattaaaatttacgCTTATGCCACTGCCACAATCCAACGACCTAAGCCTGAAATCCCAAAACACAAAACGCGAAAAAGCCCAAACGTGAATTTCTCTCTAGCGACGGATCTGGCTTGAAGCAGTAGCACTGCAAAATCTCCAGTAGCACTCAGCTTGATTCCGGAATCGACCTGCGCCTCTGACTCCAATCTGAATCGCGCCGGCGGCGACGGATCTAGCTTGAATCTCCGAAGCAGTAGCACTGCAAAAAAATCTCCAGTAGCACTCAAATTGATTCCGGAATCGACCTTCGCCTCTTATTCTAATCTGAATCGCGCCGGCGACGACGATGCGCTCACCATTCACGAAGACGACGGCGACGATCTGATGGGCTTCGTGACCGTGAATTCCGGTCAGTACCGCTTTTCTAATTTTGAGTTTCTTGGGGTTTTCGCTTAATTATCTGAGTATTGTAAGATTAGTTATTTCTTGGAAATGAATCGAAGTTAATTTGACAATTTACTGGCACCgacttgagaaaattttctggattCCTTTCAGTTAGGGTTTAAAGATTTCTGGTCTAATTGTTGTTTTCATAGTTGACGCTAGTTTCAGTTGGTTCTTAGATGTGGAAATCACTATGGCTAATTATACAATTGACTGACATAaccttgaaaattttcagaaaacgtTAAGGATTGTGCCGTTTGAAGCAGTAGCACTCAGTTTGGAGTGTGGGGAAGCAGTAGCACTCAGTTTGGAGTGTGGGGAAGCAGTAGCACTCAATTTGGAGTGTTGGGAAGCAGTAGCACTCAGGGGAAGCAGTAGCACTCAGTTTGGAGTGTGGAGAAGCAGTAGCACTCAGTTTGGAGTGTGGGGAAGCAGTAGCACTCAGTTTGGAGTGTTGGGAAGCAGTAGCACTCAGGGGAAGCAGTAGCACTCAgtcagaaaccctaaaatctcTGACGGATCCAAAACGCACTGCAAGAGATCCGAAGCAGTAGCACTCTGCTTGAATCTGGCTCCAATGGAGGTTGATAAGGTAAGCTCTTACTCAAATTTTGCTGCCTTAATTTATGTGTCTTCGAAAGTAGCAGTAGAATCGATTGAAATCAGTTCTTGAAATAATGGATTATAAAGAATCAAAGCTTTAGTACAAACTAGTCACAGGATTTTGCTTCAGTTTTTGTAATATTGTTTCATTGGGCTGCCgttgatttgttgtccttgGATGTTTAAtttctgcagtgcattattgctactgtgctactgtgttaaattgaagtttgtttctgctgttcattattgctatgtgctactgtgttaaattgaagtttgtttctgttgttcattattgctatgtgctactgtgtttatttgaagtttatttctgctgttcattattgctatgtgctactgtgttaaattgaagtttgtttctgcagtgcattattgctatgtgctactgtgtttatttgaagtttatttctgcagtgcattattgctactgtgctactgtgttaaattgaagtttgtttctgctgttcattattgctatgtgctactgtgttaaattgaagtttatttctgctgttcattattgctatgtgctactgtgtttatttgaagtttatttctgctgttcattattgctatgtgctactgtgttaaattgaagtttgtttctgcagtgcattattgctatgtgctactgtgtttatttgaagtttatttcTGCAGTGcgttattgctatgtgctactgtgtttatttgaagtttgtttctgctgttcattattgctatgtgctactgtgttaaattgaagtttgtttctgctgtttattattgctatgtgctactgtgtttatttgaagtttatttctgctgtttattattgctatgtgctactgtgttcaatTGAAGTTTCTTTGTGCAGTTTAttttatgtgctactgtgtgcagtttcttgtatttgtgaaatttatttgaaggttttggttttttgttaaTCAAAGGTTTTGTAGTTTACTTTGTTTATAATTCAAATTGGCTACTCTGTGTAGGTGCAAAAGGGTGATGATACAAGGAATAATCACACAAAACCAGTGAGAAGAAAAGCTCTGGCATGTAGGATAAAGTTTCCAAGCACTAGAGTAAAGAGACAAAAGCATAAAGAAGTGGAACAAGAtagggaagaagaggaggatgaaGAAAATGAGGAAGCTGAGGATgaaaaagacaaagaagaaCAAGACGGGGTAGAACCGGAtaatgaagaagaggaggaagaagaaaagaatgatggAGCAAGGAACAGTGGCAAAGACCAGAAACAATCATATTGCCAATACAGGTGCAATATGATTGCCTTCCATGATGTGCTTCATAAAGTGTATGAGCAGCTCAATCgtgaagaaaagatgagattGAAAGCTGAGTTGAAGAAGACGCCATTTTGGAACTTGATTGAAGCTTATGACAAGGGATTGATGACTAAGAACACAACTGCAAAATCAGATCGAGAGATGCATAGGTTAGTGCAATGCTACAAGCCGGCTTTGAAGAAATTTAAGTTTGGAAACAAGTTGGCAGAAATAAGTGTATCGGATGTGCACTACATTTTGGGTTTGCCAAACCAAAAATCAGCTCTCACGGTGCCAAACCCAATAGATGATCCTAAGAAGCCGACTGATCATCCTCTTGTTCAAAGGTTCTTTGCAAATGACCGAAGGATAAAAAAAGCAAGAATCATGAGCTGTATTGATGAGCAGTTAAGGGAAAAAGCTCCTGGGTGGATAGAGAACATGACAAAGTTGCTGCTACTGCATCTGTTCATCACACTACTGTTTGCAAGCTCGGGGTCTACCTTAGGATGGAGCTTTGTGAAATGCATCACTGATATTGAGACAATGAGGAGATATAACTGGGCAAGAGCTGTTAGAGACTATTTGTTATTGTGTTTGCAAGCTGCCACAACGGGAAAAGCAAGGCAAATCAGTGGGTGTGTAGCATTAATCCCGGTAAGTcactactgctactgctactccTATTGCTACTGTATAGTTAAATTATGTGTTACTTatatctgttttgtttttgttatagtATTGGATATGCGAGAGGAGTACTATGCTTGTTGAAATTAAAGGCAGAGAAGCAATGACTCCAGGGTGCGTCAAGTGGAGTCTCCCTCAATTCACAAAAGAATTGCAGAAAATGCAAGTTGATGACATAGAGGTGATGGATACGCTACTGTCTGCTACTATATATGGTTATGATACTGTGCAATATACTACTAActtgaaaaatattttattgcaGATTGATAATGCAGTTGCCGACAACAATAGAAGCAAACATGGCAAGGAAAACAGTGACGATGACTTTGAGAACCCTCCATCAAAGCATGCTGCTACTGCACAGGCAAAGGGGCAGAAAagacaaagagaagaaaagaaggccACAGTAGCTGCCAAAAAACCAGCCAAAAAGCGGGTGGCCGAAAAGAGagcaaaaagtaaagaaaataagatCTCGAATGAGGGTGCTACTGCACCAGCTGAAAAGGAAAAACGTAGAAATGAAGAAGAGACAGCTGATAATGAATCAGAAGGTTTcgaagatgaacatgaagacATGACATTAAGAGATTGGGTAACTACAATGAAAAATTACATTTATAGCAGCTACGTGTACATTTTTACTAAAATCatctttgctttgttttttagGTGGATATGAACAGCATGAATTTTGCGAAAAAGATTGACGAGAATAAAGGAGAGGAAGGAATGCAAACAAAAACCACAAGTGGAGTAAATGTCAATGACATGGATTTGGGTGCAactgaggaagaagaggtaaataaATTTAAGTTTCTCGGTTTATGCAGATTTCTTTTGGTCTACTTCACTTTGGATCTTTACCTTGTTTTGATGTAATTTGATTGGTAATAATGTGATACTgcattattttctaatttttttgaattatcattttcttttggttaaggATGCTGCGGATGGTATTAGAGATGACTTTAGCTTTGACACTGGATTTGGGGGGCAGGAAAATGAAACAAACTTTGTCGATCAGGATCGGGATGGAACTGAAGGAGCAGAACCAGATCAAATGCAAAGGAATGAAAAAGCTGCTACTGAGGTCGATCATGATCGGCATGGAACTGACGGAGGAGAACCAGATCAAATGGAAAGGAATGAAAAAGCTGCTATTGAGGTCGATCAGGATCGGGATGGAACTGAAGGAGGAGAACCAGATCGAATGGAAAGGAATGAAAGAGCTGCCACTGAGGCTGATGATGTTGAAAGGAATAGAAAAGCTGCTACTGAGGCTGATGATGTTGAAAGGAACAGAAAAGCTGCTACTGAGGCCGATGCAAATTTTATGGATCAAACCCTGAAAAGTATTATAGAAGAGATTGTGAATGAAGctacaaggaaagaaaaagctGCTACTGAGGCCAATGAAGctgcaaggaaagaaaaagctGCTACTGAGGCTGGTGCAAATATTGCTGATCAAATCTTGCACAACATTGTAGAAGAGATTGTGAATGAAGAGTACAAGAGCAGGTATGATTTGCATTTATATGGTATGATTGTGAATGAACAGATTTGTATGTAtctctattattttatttttaagcttatttttttgttttacacCGTGTGCATTTATATTGATTCATGTTGTGTGGATTGCAATGCTGGTTGTTTTGATGTTGGAATATAGAAAGTTCATAATTGGGTGAGGTTGTATGCTACTGTGTGCAGGAATGATCCAGTTTGGTTCGATGAATGGGAAGCCTTGTTGCAAAGTGAGTACGATGAATTTGGCTATCCAAGCACTGATGAAGAGCAGATCAATACAGTGGAGCATTGGCAAGATGTAGCAATGCTGAAACAAGATATGGCGGGAAGTGCTATCGAGAGCTGCAAAAGGAAGCAAGCTTATATAGAGAGATTGTgggatgaaaaagaagaagtgtcaaaaaaatacaaaaagttgaagacaaagttgaagaagaagcaagaagagcttagaaaatggagaaacaaatgcaaacaactAATGATGATAGTGCAAAGGGTAGAAAAAGATGAAGAGGCCAATGAAGATGTTGCTGCTACTGCTGCTCCTGCTGCTCCTCCTGCTGCTGCTGTTCCCGCTCATGCTACTGCTCCTGCTACTGTTCCTTCTCATTCTACTGCTCCTGCTGCTGTTCCTGCTCATGCTACTGCTCCATCAAATGAACCAAGGACACGATCAGCGATAAagagaatcaaagaaagaaCCGATCGGAAAGAGAAGCAACTAGAAGGTTTTGAGGTGCAGAAACCATCGAAgaaacagaggaagaagagcaATTAAAGGACTTAACAAACATATTAGTAGTCTATTTTGGTGCACCAATCGTATGGGATTCGGTGTTAAGTCAGTCATCCAAATTAGTATATATTTGTAGATTTGGTGttggtatatatttgtatatattttcattttttgtgtATAATCGTATGGGATTCGGTGTTAGTATATATTTTCATGTGCAGAAGATAGGGATATGTTTGTAGATTTGCTATTGCCTATCATTTTTTGATCTTTCAACAAGTAGGATGGGAAGGGGATCAAACCTTAAAAGGTTGAAATTGATTCAGATTTTCTAAGCCAAACCAAAATTTAATGTTAGGTTGGTGTGATATTTTCTTGGGGAATTGTAATGTTGGAAGGCATTTGATTGTGGTTTTCGGGTTTGGTGACCaaacataaaatgaaaaagattgaATATATACGGAGGCAGAAGATCGAACATAAAACAAGgcagcgtgccgctgcaccgcCAACAGGCCCTGCTACTACACAAACACTTCGCTACTACACCTGTTTAGGAGGGAACATAAACAAATCTGCTACTTCATTGCTGGAAACCAAAAATATCAATCACTGAAATTAAACTTTTTTCTGTAATTTGCTACAACGAAACAATGTCATATGCTACTGTTGAATAAGCTATTGCTTGAAAACGATCATCCATGACCATTTATCCCCATAATACTCAGTTcctcatgacatagaaacttctcaaaaactcaaaaaattaATCTGAGGCACTGCTACTATATAAAATTGCAGTGCGAACATATATGAATCAAAAAATTGCATGTCATATTGTTGAATCATGCCATCTGCTACTGTTGAATCAATCTGCTACTGCTGAATCATGTTATGTGCTATTGCTGAATCATGTCATATTGTTGAATCATGCCATCTGCTGCTACTGTTGAATCAATTTGCTACTGCTGAATCATGTCATGTGCTACTGTTACTGTTGAATGTGCTACTGTCTCAGATCGCCACATTGCATGACCTGCGATTGTGGTGGCCAAGTTGATCACACCGTGTGCATTTCACTGGTCTGGACTCTTCCCCAAACGACTTGATCCTCCTTGTCCGTGGTCTTCCGGGAGGTTTTCGAGTCTTGGGAGGCTGCAAAGCTGAATCACCAAAACTACTAGGATTGGGCTTATCAAGATCCGGGACTGGAAAAATAGGAAGATCATGAGCACTTCTATAGAATGAGGTCTTCCAGTAATCTTCAATGTAACGGTAAGGGATACGGTTCGCCTTCTGCATTACTTGAACTGCATGAGAACATGGGAAGCACCTAAACTGCCACCAAGCACAAGAACACTCCCTCTCAACCAAGTTCACCATGACATTGCTATCCTCTGTACAaacttcaaaaatatcattagtagacTGGCTAACTCTCCAATTTCTCCCTGTTTCTATCCTTTTCGACAACTTTTTCTCAAGCTTAGGACATAGCACACTCCTCCAAGTAGAAGATTGAACCTTCCTTTCACAAAAAATCTCCATAACTCTCACACGAATGCCTTCAAGCAACTGAGGCAGCGGCATGCATCTCTCATCCTTGACCATGTTGTTGAAGCTCTCTGCCAAAGAATTACTCATTTCACCATATCTTTTAGCAGGGAAGCAAGCAATAGCATAGTTTTCGGGTGGCAAGTTAGCAAGAAAGGACTGACCCTGCCCACGACTTTGCTTCCTAAATTCTTCCAACTTTTCATTGAAGATATCTAAAGTCCTAGCATATGCAGCTTGTGTAAACAATCTCACAATGTGTTCCTTAAAAGTAGAACCATAGGAACTTGGATACCTGCCATTCAAATTGTCCTTTAGATGCTTGATACAGTAGGAGTGAGGCGCATTTGGAAACACCTCTTTCACACCATCCAAAAGACCAGCTCCACGGTCTGTCATGAATACAATAGTCCGGTAGTCGCTCGCCAAGATTATTGCCAAATGTTCAAGGAACCACCTCCAATTCTCTTTACTTTCAGCATCAACAATGGCAAAGGCAAATGGGAAAACAtctggaaaacaaaaaacaaaaacaaaagcaagaaTAAATAAGACAAAAAAAGGATCGAATATAAGAACTGCTACTGCTTTAAAATGCTACTGATACTgttactgctactgctactgctattGCCATTAAAGAAATTCAACTTGACAATAGGAAAGCATGCAAAACAAACTCACATCCGATCATCATGTGAAGATCACAAGAAAACACAATAAGGGCTGCTACTGCCAGGTTCTCATAAATTACACTAAAAATTCACatttaatcaaaatttacaTATGCTGCTACTACAtggacaaaacaaaaaaaaaatcataaaagaaAACTCACTTTAGAAGAAGTTTGCATACCTTTGTTCCCTGTTTTAGCACAAGCACCCAATAGCATCcccttatacttgtttttaataAAAGTCCCATCAAGGAACAACATAGGTCGACAATATTTGAAGCCGTTTATGCAAGCCCCATAAGATATAAACAATCGACGAAAACGATTATCAAGAGAGTCAAGAATGCAATATGAACCGGGGTTAGTTCTCTTTAATGTGTCAATATACCAAGGCAATAGAGAATACCCAAATGCTTCACTACCATGTAACATCTTATTAGCAGCCTCTTTGCCCCTATATGCCATGTGATAAGGAATATCAAACCCATAATCATGCTTGAAATGCTTGACAATATCCTTGGGCTTAATTAAAGGATCGGATCTGACTTTATCAGCCATAATAGTGGAAATAACTTTGGATCCTAACCTCTTATGATTTTGATGCCGGACAACACCAACACAAGAATGATTATTCACCAACTTTATTATATGGAAATAACCACTAGCCTTGTTTAAGGAAGCATAAACATACCATTCACACCCATCGGAATCTTTCTTGGCACAAGTAGCACTAACACCGCACTTGTCATTCTTAACATAGTTAAACTCAAACCCCTTCTCAACTGCAAACTTGCACAACTTATCCCGAAATTCGACGGCACCACCAATGAAAACTTGACCAATCTTATATATATTGTCATTCCAATCACTAGACATATACTTCCTTTTAGACTTGTTGCTCACAAAATTTCCAATTATCATGTTGTTGTCATCCTCAAGGTTTGAATCATCACTACTAGCATGATCTTCATCAACAAGTTCAGGGATATTAACAATAGCAGTATCCACAGTAGCAGCAATTTCCTGTTTATCGACACACATCTTGGAACAAGCTCCAACATTAAGAACATGTATATCTATAAAGGGAAAATTTAGCAGTTGGAAGATATCCAACATGATCAAAATATCATCGTCACACTCTAAGTAGCAATTGGGGCAATCGTTAAGTGCATATCTAAAAACAAATTGACCATCCTTGAGGTTTCGAAACCTTGAGGAAATTTTGgcacacaaattttcatacgTGGTGCTTGATGACAACGGTAAAAGAATAGTCTCTGTCCCATATGTAAATCTTCCAAATGTTGACTTTGACATACTATAAAACACATGTAGAAAACTATTATTAATGTTATATACTGCTACTGCACAACCTGAAAGCCAAAATATTAGAACAGCTACTATGATAATAGTAAAACTAAACATCACATCAAACTCTGCTACTGCTCTACAAGATATCAAACCTCAAATATACAATAATCAACCACCTGCTACTGCTattacacaaattcaaacaCCTGCTACTGCTCTACTACAATCATAACACAATTATAAACCATCAGACACTAAAATCACAATACTCCAATTATAAACCAACTCAGACCTCAAACTTCAGGATTGAATATCATAGCCTCGAAGTATATTCCCGTTCCAATTATAGGTAAAAAATCAACAGACaaattcaaaatagaaaagtaaaaagaaaaaagaagaatcaaattCAACCTAAAACGAGTTCAATAATTCAAAACGAAACAAATTGAACCAAAACTAGAAGAAATTCACAAAAAATTGGATGAAACAGTAGATGATCAAAATCTTGGAAAGCATGAAATTGACACAGAAGCATGAATTTGAAgcaagaagacatgaagaatcAAAAAACTTACATGGAAATTCGATCGCTTTCAATAGGAGAAGAGAAATTGGAAAGCTTCCATGGACGGGTTCTCTCACTGCGTTTCAAAttaaagaataagaagaagaagctgtcGCTGACGAAGgagaaagatagagagagagagagagagggtctcTGTAGCAGTAAGGGAATATATtcccaaaaaaataagttaaggGCAAATAAGTAATTAACCTTATAACAGGTGGCAAGTGGAGATCAacttgtccttatttgtaagattttgTCCTTGGATGTTTAATTTCATCTTTTAAGGATGTATCTGTCAAACAATATTCTGTCAATAACTTAgatgtaatttgttaaaaaagaaaaggcgTCTCCTCTCAAACTCAGCAGAGACTCCGTCAAAATCAAGCAGCGACGGACGCCTAACAAAGTGTTCCACACCACAGCGGGCGACTTCAGGTCCATGGTCCAAAGCTTGACCGGCCGCCATTCGGTCCCCGCCGATCTCCCTCCGGGTGGGAGTCTGACGAGCTCTTTATCGGATCAGATCAACAGATCAGGTGACGATGACATGATGGAAACAATTGTTGACGATATGGAAGGTGTTCAGTCTTGGTCGGCGCCGCCCACTCGAGCTGTATTATTCTCTCCGGTGACCTCTTGTGACGAATCGCAGACATTTGATGAGTTAGATAAACTTCCGAAGAAAATCATGGAATTCTCTTCTTCTAGTTCAGATTTCTTTTCATCTCCTCCGGTTTCTCAACGGTTCGAACCGTACGATGGTTTATGGCACGGCGGTGACAATTCCTGGTTTTCTTCTCACGTTCCGCAACAACAAGGTACGAGTTGTACTTGTATGTGTTTCCAGTAGATGTATTGATATATGATAAAAGTGAAGAATATTccgaaaaatgaaaatatgaatGGATTGCAGTAGCCAGTAGCAGAGAAATGGATTTGGTTGCTACTGCGGTTGAACATCTATCATTCTCTGAAACTACTTGTCAAAAAGAGCATAACCTTTTGCTGGATTTCTGACCAGAAACAGTTATTTCTGCAGATATAGAACACAAGAGTTTACCTGAACAGTTAAAGatgtatttctttctttttccatcAGTTTATGAGTTTAGAAAAGATGAGTTGGTTCAAATGTGGATGGCGGAAGGCTTTATTGAAGAGAGCCAAACAGAGAGAATGGAGGACACTGGTAATGCTTATTTCAATTCTTTACACAAGATAGGCTTTCTTGTGCCCTCTAGATGTGATACCAGGGTGGATTTTGATTCGGTATTTTCGGTACCCGCCTATAATCCAGGCAACTTATTGTATAAAGTAAATCCTGTCAAGCTCTCAGAGTTGGTAAACACAACTGCGCTGGTGGATTATTTTGCAGCCGTGGATGGTAATTTAGATGGAGCCTTGGAAACGACACAGCATTTGTCTTTGAATTGTAAGGAAATTAGTGATATGACTTTTGGGATTCTCAAAAATTTTAAGCGTCTGCGCACCCTCCTACTCCTGTCTGGCCATGGGTCTTCCATCAAACATGTTCCTCGTGACTTGTTTTTGAGCTTAAAGGATTTGAGAACACTAAATTTGAGTCGAACACTTGTTTCAGAAGTGCCAAGTTCCATTCGAAATGTAAAATCATTACGATAGTTGGATCTCTCCAATACTCCCATCACACAGTTGCCAGAGTCAATAGATTCTCTTCACCATGTGCAGACAATAAAACTTAGAGGTTGTGCACACTTCCTTCAGTTGCCAAAGGGCACGAAGAAGCTTATCAATCTACGACATATTGATTTGGATATCATTAGGCAATTGTGGGCCATGCCTCCATACATTGGAAACTTAACCAACCTTCAGACTCTGTCAGCATTTCTGGTTGGTCGAGAGGAGGGGTGCCGTATTGGAGAGCTTAAGAATTTGAATAATCTTAGAGGAGTACTTCGCATTTCAAGGCTTGAAAATGTATCAGATAAGGAAGAGGCTGAGGAAGCTGCTTTGATCGACAAGAAGTACCTCCAAAGGCTAGAGCTCCGGTGGAGTAATGTGTTCACTGAGAAAATAGAGGAACAAGAGAAAATCCTTGAATGTCTTCAACCCCATGCTGGCCTTAAAGAGTTACACATACAGCACTATGCTGGGTCAACACTTCCAACTTGGATAAGCAATCCATCTTTTGTTGAACTTCTTGTTCTCACTCTCTACAGATGTACTAATTGTCAACTTCTCCCGTCCAT contains these protein-coding regions:
- the LOC112178301 gene encoding actin cytoskeleton-regulatory complex protein pan1-like, which translates into the protein MEVDKVQKGDDTRNNHTKPVRRKALACRIKFPSTRVKRQKHKEVEQDREEEEDEENEEAEDEKDKEEQDGVEPDNEEEEEEEKNDGARNSGKDQKQSYCQYRCNMIAFHDVLHKVYEQLNREEKMRLKAELKKTPFWNLIEAYDKGLMTKNTTAKSDREMHRLVQCYKPALKKFKFGNKLAEISVSDVHYILGLPNQKSALTVPNPIDDPKKPTDHPLVQRFFANDRRIKKARIMSCIDEQLREKAPGWIENMTKLLLLHLFITLLFASSGSTLGWSFVKCITDIETMRRYNWARAVRDYLLLCLQAATTGKARQISGCVALIPYWICERSTMLVEIKGREAMTPGCVKWSLPQFTKELQKMQVDDIEIDNAVADNNRSKHGKENSDDDFENPPSKHAATAQAKGQKRQREEKKATVAAKKPAKKRVAEKRAKSKENKISNEGATAPAEKEKRRNEEETADNESEGFEDEHEDMTLRDWVDMNSMNFAKKIDENKGEEGMQTKTTSGVNVNDMDLGATEEEEDAADGIRDDFSFDTGFGGQENETNFVDQDRDGTEGAEPDQMQRNEKAATEVDHDRHGTDGGEPDQMERNEKAAIEVDQDRDGTEGGEPDRMERNERAATEADDVERNRKAATEADDVERNRKAATEADANFMDQTLKSIIEEIVNEATRKEKAATEANEAARKEKAATEAGANIADQILHNIVEEIVNEEYKSRNDPVWFDEWEALLQSEYDEFGYPSTDEEQINTVEHWQDVAMLKQDMAGSAIESCKRKQAYIERLWDEKEEVSKKYKKLKTKLKKKQEELRKWRNKCKQLMMIVQRVEKDEEANEDVAATAAPAAPPAAAVPAHATAPATVPSHSTAPAAVPAHATAPSNEPRTRSAIKRIKERTDRKEKQLEGFEVQKPSKKQRKKSN
- the LOC112178302 gene encoding uncharacterized protein LOC112178302, encoding MSKSTFGRFTYGTETILLPLSSSTTYENLCAKISSRFRNLKDGQFVFRYALNDCPNCYLECDDDILIMLDIFQLLNFPFIDIHVLNVGACSKMCVDKQEIAATVDTAIVNIPELVDEDHASSDDSNLEDDNNMIIGNFVSNKSKRKYMSSDWNDNIYKIGQVFIGGAVEFRDKLCKFAVEKGFEFNYVKNDKCGVSATCAKKDSDGCEWYVYASLNKASGYFHIIKLVNNHSCVGVVRHQNHKRLGSKVISTIMADKVRSDPLIKPKDIVKHFKHDYGFDIPYHMAYRGKEAANKMLHGSEAFGYSLLPWYIDTLKRTNPGSYCILDSLDNRFRRLFISYGACINGFKYCRPMLFLDGTFIKNKYKGMLLGACAKTGNKDVFPFAFAIVDAESKENWRWFLEHLAIILASDYRTIVFMTDRGAGLLDGVKEVFPNAPHSYCIKHLKDNLNGRYPSSYGSTFKEHIVRLFTQAAYARTLDIFNEKLEEFRKQSRGQGQSFLANLPPENYAIACFPAKRYGEMSNSLAESFNNMVKDERCMPLPQLLEGIRVRVMEIFCERKVQSSTWRSVLCPKLEKKLSKRIETGRNWRVSQSTNDIFEVCTEDSNVMVNLVERECSCAWWQFRCFPCSHAVQVMQKANRIPYRYIEDYWKTSFYRSAHDLPIFPVPDLDKPNPSSFGDSALQPPKTRKPPGRPRTRRIKSFGEESRPVKCTRCDQLGHHNRRSCNVAI